The genome window CCAACGATTTGCGGCGTCAGGTAGTGCGGATCGACGGCGACGATCGACTCATCCTTGAGCCAGACGCGCGCCTCGAGGTTCTGCTTGGTGGCGTTCTTGGTGAAGATGGCGTTGAGCGTGTACGGCGTCGGGCGATCGAAGACGCGCTTCATTTCCTCGATTTCGGCGGCCTTGGTCGCCTTGGCGGTCGCGTCCAGAGCCAGCTTGGCGGCATACGGCACCTGGTCCCGGCGCAGGTCCAGGTTGCGGATCAGGGGCTCGAGGTCGTGGCGGATGTCGATCTTCATGGCGTTTTTCCCCTATTCATCGCCCGCCGCTCCTGCACATATTCCCAACCCGCTTCACATTCCCGGCTGCACCAGCGCAGGCCCAGCGCGAGCAACTCGCCGCAGTAGTGGCAGGCACCGCAGGCCGGCGGGCCTTCCGACTTGCGGGCGTGGATGGCGGCGTCAAGCTCCACCTCGATGTCGCTGTCGGCGCGGTCGGCGGCGTCGTTCAATCGTCGTCTCCCTCGCAGCCTGGATAGCGTTCGTAGCCTGGACACGCGCCCTTGCACGTCGCCTCCTGCAGCCGGCACCACAGAATCGGCTCGCTGCTGCCGGCGCCGAATTGGGTGCTGTGGCGGCAGCGCAGGCAGTGGGGCAGAGGATCTGGTGCGTCACTCACGCTGCTATTCCCAGCGCCTCTTTTGCGAACTCGATGGAGATGCTCGGATAGACGCGCCCAGCAGCCGACTCCTCCAGGATTTTGCGCGCCCATGCTTTGCAGTCCTTCCGCTTTCCTTCAAGGTAGCCGTCGAGAATCGCTTTCGTTGGCTCAGGAAGCTCACCGCGCGGCGCGGGCAAGTAGATCGTCGTCGCTGGCGTGTCGCGGAACTGCCGGCACAACGCAACGAATTCTGGACAGGTCGGCGGGAACGTCGAATGCGTTTTGCAGTGGTCCAACGCCCTGCGGATTTGCTCGCCGCTGATGCCGCCGAGATCGTCGGCCCATGTCGCCTTAACCGCCTCCATCGGCACGCCCGCCCAAAGTTCAAGCCAATGCTTGCCGTACATGGTCGCAAAGCGCGCGAACAGGCGATCGATCCACTGCTCAGGCAACGCGCTCGGATTCGCCCGTGATGTCGCGCTCGGCTCCCGGCTTCTGCTCACCACTTCCATGCCTGCCCCGCTTGAAAATGAAGTCCGCTACCTCGGCCCTGCCCTGCGCTGCACTGCCGTTGAGCTGCATCGGCGGCGCCCGTGGCGGGTAGAACGTCGCCCAGCCCGATTCGATTGCCGCCGAGATCATGGCCGGCGGGTCGTGTCCCCTGCTGCCGTAGCGTGTCGAGCTTGGCGATCTGCAGCCGCCCGGCCTCGCCTTCCGCTTTGCGGCCGCGGTGCTTTCGCCATCTTTCCCAATCTTCGGCCGCCAACCACTCAGGCAACGGCGCAGCCGGTGCCGACGGTTTGCTTTTGACCTTCTTGGAATCAGGAAGGGGATAGGGGAAGGGGGAATCAGCCGGGCTGGTTCCTGAATTTCCGGGCTTGGCACGGTGCTAGCACTGTGCTTGTCCGGTGCTGGTATGGTGCTAGGTCCTTCCCGAACGTGCGGATTCTGGTGCTTGGTGAAGGCCAGCACCTGAATGAACCGCCCGCCGTTGACGCTGTAGCGCATGATGAATCCGGCGGCTTGCAGGTCAAGCAGCAACTTGTCCGCATCCGCGTCGTCGTAGGGAAGGATCTCGGCCTTGATGCGCTTCGGCCGGTCCTCGAGACGCCCTTCCCTGTCAGCGATCGTCCACAGACCAGCGAACAGTAGGCGTCCCAACGGATCAAGTTCTGCCAGTTTGTCGTTCGTGAAAAACGACGGTTTCAGGTTGCGCGCCCTAGCCACTTATCGCCTCTCGCTGATCGTCACCACGGCGCTGCCCTCGCCAGGTATCACAACGTCGCCGCGCACCACGCGCAGCTCATCGATCTGTTCGTCGTTCTCGTACACGCCGGATAGCTGCAGGGCGTCGATTGCTCCCTTCAAGCGATTGTCGAGGTCGAAGCGTCGCCGGTCGGGCGGCGTCAGGTGAATGTCGACCGCCAAACGCGCATCCGGCCCGAAGGCCGGCGAGCCGGCGGCGATGACGCGCAGGCTCACCTCGTTGCGGAACGTGCGGTGCTCGGCCGTCAGGTAGCGCCCGCCGCTGGCGGTTGGCCCGGTCGAATGGTTCACCGTGGGCGGCCAGGGAAGCACGATGCGCAGCCGGTCGGTGGTCGGCTTGATCTTCGCCGTCGCGCCGCGGTTGGCGCCGTTCATTGCCTGCCGACGCAGGTAGTCCTGTGGCGTCATGCGGTAGTGACTCACGCTTTACCTCGTCTACCGGAACCAAGCGAAAGCGCGTCGTTACGATATCGAACGCTTCGCGCGTCGGCGCATCGGGAAAGTAGCGGCAAGTGATCTCGGCGATGTTGTGCTGGGCGAAGCGCCGACTTTGCAGTGCAGCGTGAACTCGACGACGGCTTCGGCAGGCCGAGTAGCTTCATCAGCCAGGCATGGCCGGATGGCCGGCATAGAGGATGCTCACGCCACGCCCCCACCCTGCGCCGCGACCTGCCGCAGCGTGGCCGCGTCATCCGCCCGCGCGCAGAACACCGTGCCGCGCCACAGCTCAAACGTGAGCTTGCCATTCAGCCGCACGCAGGAGATCGTCCAGCGGCCGTAGAGCCAGGCGTAGGGCGACACCTGCCGCCACGCCTGCGAGTCGAGAATAGAAAGGCCGTCCGCATCTAACCGCGCCGCGGAGGAGTTCGGCGCGGGTGTCGGGTGATCTGCGGAGGGCTTGGAAGGCACTAGGCAGCCTCGCGGCGCTTGCGTGGCAAGATGCCGGCGGCGGCCTTAAGCTTGCCGCCGGTAAGTGCCTGAATCTGAAGCTGTCTTAGCGGCGGCGGATGCTCGCCCCAGTTGAAAACGGCCGGCTGCGCGATGCCCAAAGCCCGCGCCGTGGCCGCTTGCGAACCGAAATGGCGAATGACGTCCGAAGTCAACATGGCCGCATCATAACGCCGACGCCGCGCAATTGCAATAACGGTTATTGTTGGATTGCTATTGACAGGCGCTATAACCTGTATTAAATTGCAATCGTCGGATCAAGCCTCACCGACCGCCGAGCAGGACACCGAGACACCCGCAGCGTAAGGCCGGCACTGCCGGCAGCGGCAAGGGATCAAGGCCAGTAAGACGGCGCAGCAAGGCAACCGAACGGAGGGAACGCAATGAACAGTCACCAGGCAGTCGCAGCGGTCTCCGCTGCCGCGCTGATCTCGGCATGTTCCACCGTGCCGTCGCAGCCGCAAGCCGACTACACACTCGTCGACCCCGGCCGGACGGACATGGCGCAGTACCAAATCGACTACGCCGACTGCGCCCGGCTGGCGAATCAGTCCGACGTCGGCGCGTCGGCCGCTGGCGGCGCAGTGGTCGGCGCGATGGTCGGCGGCCTGATCGGCGCGCTGATCTGCGGCCGGAGCTGCGCCGCGTGGGGCGCCGGCTTCGGCGGCGGCCAGGGCGCGGTGTCCGGTGGCGTTGCTGCCGTTCGTGACCAGCAAGTAACCATTCGCGGCTGCCTCGCCGGCCGCGGCTATTTCATCATCCGGTGAGGCCATGACCAACCTACTGCACGACTACCCCGAACTCGCCACCGCCGAGCCGCCCAAGCCCGTCGAGCAGACGCAATGCGCCTACTGCGCCGGCACCGGCTGGCGCGAGACGCACATCGACGACCGCGGCCTCGGCCACGGCGACCGCTGCGTCCACTGCGGCGGACGCGGGATTGTGTGGGTGGAGCTGGACGAGCTGCGCGACCAGGCCGCCGAAGCGCGCCGCCGCCTCACTCGCGCGAGGTATCTGCCATGAGCGAGAACGGCGAGCATTGGACCGAACGCCTGGGCGACGTCTGCATTCTTGCCGTGGCGTTTCTCGCCGTGCTGGCGCTACTGGCGCCAGGTTGGCTATGAGCTA of Hyphomicrobiales bacterium contains these proteins:
- a CDS encoding Cro/Cl family transcriptional regulator → MLTSDVIRHFGSQAATARALGIAQPAVFNWGEHPPPLRQLQIQALTGGKLKAAAGILPRKRREAA
- a CDS encoding glycine zipper family protein, producing the protein MNSHQAVAAVSAAALISACSTVPSQPQADYTLVDPGRTDMAQYQIDYADCARLANQSDVGASAAGGAVVGAMVGGLIGALICGRSCAAWGAGFGGGQGAVSGGVAAVRDQQVTIRGCLAGRGYFIIR
- a CDS encoding RusA family crossover junction endodeoxyribonuclease gives rise to the protein MTPQDYLRRQAMNGANRGATAKIKPTTDRLRIVLPWPPTVNHSTGPTASGGRYLTAEHRTFRNEVSLRVIAAGSPAFGPDARLAVDIHLTPPDRRRFDLDNRLKGAIDALQLSGVYENDEQIDELRVVRGDVVIPGEGSAVVTISERR